A part of Rattus norvegicus strain BN/NHsdMcwi chromosome 4, GRCr8, whole genome shotgun sequence genomic DNA contains:
- the Hyal5 gene encoding hyaluronidase PH-20 isoform X1, giving the protein MRVLCFKHSFFGSLLESSGLPQTLLVFLLIRCCLTVDFRAPPLIPNVPFLCAWNAPTESCATRFNQPLDLSLFSLVGSPRKTAIGHPVTIFYSDRLGLYPHIDEMHTAFHGGIPQLGSLKSHLEIAKGDIHHYMPIDNVGLAVIDWEDWRPTWSRNWKFKDIYRNKSIEFVQQQNTQLNLTEAVKRAKQEFEEAARNFMEQTLKLGKLLRPNHLWGFYLFPDCYNNNFQDANYKGDCPDIEKQRNDALFWIWKESTALYPSIYLKSSLKSSPLAALYVRNRVQEAIRMSKVKDPHNPLPIFVYFRPVFTDLTFQYLEQDDLVNTIGETVALGASGIVMWGTLNLSQTMKSCMNLHDYLKTTLNPYIINVTLAAKMCSQTLCQNQGICSRKDWNSNDYLHLSPRNFQIHFIKHGKYEIIGSPTLDDLQYFSKNFRCSCFSNLDCKERVDINHVSRVNVCTLEDICINSLVISDRSKLHDNWDHLYFANDKQSGITSSATVSPCVPRKDVSGYLFVLSLYSRHLKYSL; this is encoded by the exons ATGCGAGTGTTGTGTTTTAAACACTCCTTCTTTGGGAGCCTTCTTGAGTCCAGTGGACTACCCCAGACTCTATTAGTCTTCCTTTTGATTCGATGTTGCTTGACTGTGGATTTTAGGGCACCCCCACTTATCCCTAATGTGCCTTTCCTCTGTGCCTGGAATGCCCCAACTGAGTCTTGTGCCACGAGGTTTAATCAGCCACTAGATCTTAGTCTGTTCTCTTTAGTAGGAAGCCCCAGAAAAACTGCCATAGGTCATCCTGTCACAATATTTTATTCTGATCGTCTGGGTCTCTATCCTCACATAGATGAAATGCACACAGCTTTTCATGGAGGTATACCCCAGCTGGGGTCTCTAAAATCTCATTTGGAAATAGCTAAGGGTGACATCCATCATTACATGCCAATAGACAATGTGGGCTTGGCTGTCATTGACTGGGAAGACTGGCGGCCTACCTGGTCAAGAAACTGGAAATTCAAGGATATTTACAGGAATAAGTCTATTGAGTTCGTCCAGCAACAAAACACACAACTTAATTTGACAGAAGCTGTCAAGAGGGCTAAACAAGAATTTGAAGAGGCAGCAAGGAATTTTATGGAACAGACTTTAAAATTGGGAAAATTACTTCGTCCAAATCACTTATGGGGTTTTTATCTTTTTCCTGATTGTTATAACAACAATTTTCAAGATGCCAATTACAAAGGAGATTGCCctgatatagaaaagcaaaggaatgatgctctcttctggataTGGAAGGAAAGCACAGCCCTGTACCCATCCATCTATTTGAAGAGCAGCTTAAAGTCATCCCCACTGGCAGCACTCTACGTCAGAAATCGCGTACAAGAAGCCATTCGCATGTCTAAAGTAAAAGACCCTCATAATCCACTTCCTATTTTTGTATATTTCCGCCCTGTCTTTACTGACCTAACTTTCCAGTATCTGGAACAG GATGACCTTGTGAATACAATTGGTGAAACAGTTGCTCTGGGTGCCTCTGGAATAGTAATGTGGGGAACTCTTAATTTATCACAAACTATG AAATCTTGTATGAACTTACATGATTATTTGAAGACCACCCTGAATCCTTATATAATCAATGTCACCCTTGCAGCCAAAATGTGTAGCCAAACACTTTGCCAGAATCAAGGCATATGTTCGAGGAAAGATTGGAATTCGAATGACTATCTACACTTGAGCCCTCGGAATTTTCAGattcattttataaaacatgGAAAGTATGAAATCATTGGCAGTCCCACTCTTGATGATCTGCAGTATTTTTCCAAAAACTTCCGTTGCAGCTGTTTCTCCAACTTGGACTGTAAGGAGAGAGTTGACATAAACCATGTGAGCAGGGTCAATGTGTGTACTCTTGAAGACATTTGCATTAATTCCCTTGTAATTTCAGACCGTAGTAAGCTACATGACAACTGGGATCACCTTTATTTTGCTAATGACAAACAGTCAGGTATTACATCATCTGCCACAGTGAGTCCATGTGTGCCAAGAAAAGATGTCAGTGGGTacctctttgttctctctctctattcacggCATTTGAAATATTCACTATAG